In Streptomyces sp. NBC_00306, a single genomic region encodes these proteins:
- a CDS encoding helix-turn-helix domain-containing protein, with protein MLGAIGLDEKQESAYRALVALGAAEVSDLAHRLALPETVTERALRRLEQHGLAAQSSARTGRWVAAPPGVALGALLTQQRHELEQAELAAALLAEEYRAEAAEPAVHDLVEVVTGASAVAHRFVQLQLGATEEVCALVTGNPVLITGADNDAEEKAARRGVTYRAVIEREVLSAPGGVTELTAALGRDEQVRVVDRVPTKLVVADRTLAMVPLTGRGADPAALVVHGSGLLDSLMGLFEAVWREALPLRLGLGAVGGSFEEVSSGPDATDLEILSLLLAGMTDARVAKQLDLGLRTVQRRVKGLMELTGVTTRLQLGWHAYAKGWVARDLRE; from the coding sequence GTGCTGGGAGCGATAGGTCTCGACGAGAAGCAGGAGTCCGCGTACCGCGCGTTGGTGGCGCTCGGGGCGGCGGAGGTCAGCGATCTCGCCCATCGGCTCGCGCTGCCCGAGACCGTGACGGAGCGGGCGCTGCGGCGGCTCGAACAGCACGGGCTGGCGGCCCAGTCGTCGGCGCGCACCGGCCGCTGGGTGGCGGCGCCTCCGGGGGTGGCCCTGGGCGCCCTGCTGACCCAGCAGCGGCACGAGCTGGAGCAGGCGGAACTGGCCGCCGCACTGCTGGCCGAGGAGTACCGCGCCGAGGCCGCCGAGCCGGCCGTGCACGACCTGGTGGAGGTGGTGACGGGCGCGAGTGCGGTCGCGCACCGTTTCGTCCAGCTCCAGCTCGGGGCGACGGAGGAGGTCTGTGCCCTGGTCACCGGAAATCCGGTCCTGATCACCGGAGCGGACAACGACGCCGAGGAGAAGGCGGCGCGGCGCGGGGTGACCTACCGCGCGGTGATCGAGCGCGAGGTGCTGTCCGCGCCGGGCGGGGTCACGGAGCTGACCGCCGCACTGGGCCGCGACGAGCAGGTACGGGTGGTGGACCGGGTGCCGACCAAGCTGGTCGTCGCGGACCGCACCCTGGCGATGGTTCCGCTGACGGGCCGCGGGGCCGACCCGGCCGCGCTGGTGGTCCACGGCAGCGGCCTGCTGGACTCGCTCATGGGCCTGTTCGAGGCCGTGTGGCGGGAGGCGCTGCCGCTGCGGCTCGGGTTGGGCGCGGTGGGCGGCTCCTTCGAGGAGGTGTCGTCGGGCCCCGACGCGACGGATCTGGAGATCCTGTCGCTGCTGCTCGCGGGAATGACGGACGCACGGGTGGCCAAGCAGCTGGACCTGGGACTGCGGACGGTCCAGCGGCGGGTGAAGGGGCTCATGGAGCTCACCGGGGTAACGACCCGTCTGCAGCTCGGCTGGCATGCGTACGCGAAGGGCTGGGTGGCTCGCGACCTGCGGGAATGA
- a CDS encoding S8 family peptidase gives MRLMTRTALGAATAAVLAVTAVAPSTAAGRPDDGTTGKRPLTGSGSAAAQAERPVTVTLVTGDRVAVSRDRSGAPSATVLPGGDGTAPLVQTRRSGQDLYVYPEGAAAALAAGTVDEELFNVTGLVRQGYDDAHSATLPLIAVYGTDVSRSVPVVPRGARRGLVLNAVDGVALQADKKQAAHFWSDVTATRSRAASGLRKLWLDRKVEATLDRSTRQIGADLAWAAGYDGKGTRIAVLDTGADAEHPDLAGRIAEAKNFTDSDSETDRQGHGTHTLSTAGGSGAASGGKKKGVAPGAALLNGKVLNDSGSGATSWIIAGMQWAVDNKADVVSMSLGSPEPTDCTDPMSVAAEELSRSEDTLFVVAAGNAGPALNTVSSPGCTPGVLTVGAVDRDDSTASFSSRGPAPVTHTLKPEISAPGVAISAAAAGGRGVYAYQAMSGTSMATPHVAGAAALVKQRHPNWTAQQIKAALVSSATTAVPGDVRETGGGRLDAKAAISTTVTGAPAVQGGTFNWPQDSSDRTTVQIPYTNSGDKPVRLSLDVRSVTGNDGSRIRSSLARLGARSVTVPAGATVKVPLTLDPSARIDRAQYGDITGRVVATASGVGVSTPFALYVQPETVTLRVKLVDRSGRPAGGASSLDVIGTDDASGERRFNDGAADQVYRLRPGAYFLSSFVDSPDLTVGYLGRPQLDLTKDTTVVLDARRAHRLSVRTDRTSESRTVTLGFARSWDDTWLHSGSISGNRLAAGYYADVQGRAEDGEFEFASYWRAYAPQIEKLSVAGGPALHPVVASLGSVNLDGTGQASVVDAGTGTPEELRAAGADGAFALVEVPDTDADIITLARNAKAAGAKAVIVHRPSAGRWLPSTGFGTAPHPVLGLEAAEAKDLLTRLADGPVTLRWKATAASPYVYNLAFPETGPVTSDRTYRVRDSKLGRNESTYHAMGLKADYSDSILAQRPSGATASASGFDLVTVPGTRTEYYTAGDTSWDHYVSSSFPWGEFLIDEPRTYRVGSVRKESWYGGVLAPAAPRDTTGRPALAGERQGNLLGVAPAFWGDAEHAGIAGSFGDIGSMRLSRDGEQIGESPYPFGVFEVPADEAAYELSLATTKIGQPAAVWKRSTEVLTTWKFRSRLDENVYSQGLGLLFPHYGLPEDGLKTLPAKDGQKIALSVTGHAGYTPGALTAAKLSYSYDGGGTWIQASTARKDGAWTATVDHAGAAGRPVTLRTELTDARGNSVTQLVVDAYAVR, from the coding sequence ATGCGCCTGATGACGCGTACGGCCCTGGGGGCGGCCACCGCCGCCGTTCTGGCCGTCACGGCGGTCGCGCCGTCGACGGCCGCCGGGCGGCCCGACGACGGTACGACAGGCAAGAGACCGCTGACCGGCAGCGGGTCCGCCGCCGCGCAGGCGGAGCGGCCGGTCACCGTGACCCTCGTGACCGGCGACCGGGTGGCCGTGAGCCGTGACCGTTCCGGAGCACCGTCCGCCACTGTCCTGCCCGGCGGTGACGGAACGGCTCCGCTCGTACAGACCCGCCGGTCCGGCCAGGACCTCTACGTCTACCCCGAGGGCGCCGCCGCGGCCCTCGCGGCCGGCACGGTCGACGAGGAACTCTTCAACGTCACCGGCCTGGTCCGCCAGGGCTACGACGACGCCCACTCCGCCACCCTGCCGCTGATCGCCGTGTACGGCACGGACGTCTCCCGCTCGGTGCCCGTCGTCCCCCGGGGCGCGCGCCGCGGCCTCGTCCTGAACGCCGTCGACGGCGTCGCCCTCCAGGCCGACAAGAAGCAGGCCGCGCACTTCTGGTCCGACGTCACCGCCACCCGCTCGCGCGCCGCGTCGGGGCTCCGCAAGCTCTGGCTGGACCGCAAGGTCGAGGCCACGCTCGACCGCTCCACGCGTCAGATCGGCGCCGACCTCGCCTGGGCCGCCGGCTACGACGGCAAGGGAACCAGGATTGCCGTGCTCGACACCGGCGCGGACGCCGAACACCCCGATCTCGCGGGCCGTATCGCCGAGGCGAAGAACTTCACCGACTCCGACTCCGAGACCGACCGCCAGGGGCACGGCACCCACACCCTCTCCACGGCCGGCGGCTCGGGTGCGGCGAGCGGCGGCAAGAAGAAGGGCGTCGCGCCCGGCGCCGCACTGCTGAACGGCAAGGTGCTCAACGACAGCGGCTCCGGCGCCACTTCGTGGATCATCGCCGGAATGCAGTGGGCCGTCGACAACAAGGCCGACGTCGTCTCCATGAGCCTCGGCAGCCCCGAACCGACCGACTGCACCGACCCGATGAGCGTCGCCGCGGAAGAACTCTCCCGCAGCGAGGACACGCTGTTCGTCGTCGCCGCCGGCAACGCCGGTCCCGCCCTCAACACCGTCTCCTCGCCGGGCTGCACTCCTGGCGTGCTCACCGTCGGCGCCGTCGACCGCGACGACTCCACGGCTTCGTTCTCCAGCCGTGGCCCCGCGCCCGTCACCCACACCCTCAAGCCGGAGATCTCCGCGCCCGGCGTCGCCATCTCCGCCGCCGCCGCGGGCGGCCGCGGGGTGTACGCCTACCAGGCGATGTCCGGCACGTCGATGGCGACGCCCCATGTCGCGGGCGCCGCGGCCCTCGTCAAGCAGCGCCACCCCAACTGGACGGCCCAGCAGATCAAGGCCGCGCTCGTCTCCTCCGCCACGACCGCCGTCCCCGGGGACGTGCGTGAGACCGGCGGCGGGCGGCTCGACGCCAAGGCCGCGATCTCCACGACCGTGACCGGTGCGCCGGCCGTCCAGGGCGGCACCTTCAACTGGCCCCAGGACAGCAGCGACCGCACCACCGTCCAGATCCCTTACACCAACTCCGGCGACAAGCCGGTCCGGCTGAGCCTGGACGTCCGGTCCGTCACCGGCAACGACGGCTCCCGCATCCGCTCCTCGCTCGCCCGCCTCGGCGCACGGTCCGTCACCGTCCCGGCCGGCGCCACGGTGAAGGTGCCACTGACCCTCGACCCGTCCGCCCGTATCGACCGCGCCCAGTACGGCGACATCACCGGCCGCGTCGTCGCCACCGCGTCCGGCGTCGGTGTCTCCACCCCCTTCGCGCTGTACGTGCAGCCCGAGACCGTCACCCTGCGCGTCAAGCTCGTCGACCGCTCCGGCAGGCCCGCCGGGGGAGCGTCCTCGCTGGACGTCATCGGCACCGACGACGCGAGCGGCGAGCGGCGGTTCAACGACGGCGCCGCCGACCAGGTCTACCGGTTGCGGCCCGGCGCGTACTTCCTGTCCTCGTTCGTCGACTCGCCCGACCTGACGGTCGGCTACCTGGGCCGTCCCCAGCTCGATCTGACGAAGGACACCACGGTCGTCCTCGACGCCCGCAGGGCCCACCGGCTGAGCGTGCGGACCGACCGCACCAGCGAGAGCCGCACCGTCACCCTGGGCTTCGCCCGCAGCTGGGACGACACCTGGCTGCACTCCGGCAGCATCTCCGGCAACCGGCTCGCCGCCGGCTACTACGCCGACGTCCAGGGCCGCGCCGAGGACGGCGAATTCGAGTTCGCCAGCTACTGGCGCGCCTACGCCCCGCAGATCGAGAAGCTCTCCGTGGCCGGCGGACCCGCACTGCACCCCGTGGTCGCGAGCCTCGGCTCCGTCAACCTCGACGGCACCGGACAGGCCTCCGTCGTCGACGCCGGCACGGGCACACCCGAGGAGCTCCGGGCCGCGGGCGCCGACGGCGCGTTCGCCCTGGTCGAGGTCCCCGACACCGACGCCGACATCATCACGCTCGCCCGCAACGCGAAGGCCGCGGGCGCCAAGGCCGTCATCGTGCACCGCCCGTCCGCCGGGCGCTGGCTCCCGTCGACCGGCTTCGGGACCGCGCCGCACCCGGTGCTCGGCCTGGAGGCCGCCGAGGCGAAGGACCTGCTGACGCGGCTCGCGGACGGCCCGGTCACTCTCCGTTGGAAGGCCACCGCCGCGAGCCCGTACGTCTACAACCTGGCCTTCCCCGAGACCGGCCCGGTCACCTCGGACCGCACCTACCGGGTGCGCGACAGCAAGCTCGGCCGCAACGAGTCGACGTATCACGCCATGGGTCTGAAGGCCGACTACTCCGACTCCATCCTCGCCCAGCGCCCCAGCGGCGCGACGGCCTCCGCCTCCGGATTCGACCTGGTCACCGTCCCCGGCACCCGCACCGAGTACTACACCGCCGGTGACACCTCCTGGGACCACTACGTCTCCTCCAGCTTCCCCTGGGGCGAGTTCCTGATCGACGAGCCGCGCACCTACAGGGTCGGCTCGGTGCGCAAGGAGAGCTGGTACGGCGGGGTCCTCGCACCGGCCGCCCCGCGCGACACCACGGGCCGGCCGGCGCTGGCCGGTGAACGTCAGGGCAATCTCCTCGGCGTGGCCCCCGCGTTCTGGGGAGACGCCGAACACGCCGGCATCGCGGGCTCGTTCGGTGACATCGGCAGCATGCGGCTGAGCCGTGACGGCGAGCAGATCGGCGAGAGTCCGTACCCGTTCGGGGTCTTCGAGGTCCCGGCGGACGAGGCGGCCTACGAACTGTCCCTCGCCACCACCAAGATCGGGCAGCCCGCCGCGGTCTGGAAGCGTTCGACCGAGGTGCTGACGACCTGGAAGTTCCGCTCCCGGCTGGACGAGAACGTCTACTCCCAGGGCCTCGGGCTCCTGTTCCCGCACTACGGCCTGCCCGAGGACGGGCTCAAGACCCTGCCGGCGAAGGACGGACAGAAGATCGCCCTGAGCGTCACCGGGCACGCGGGCTACACGCCCGGCGCCCTGACCGCCGCCAAACTGTCGTACTCGTACGACGGGGGCGGGACGTGGATCCAGGCGTCGACCGCCCGTAAGGACGGAGCCTGGACCGCGACCGTCGACCACGCGGGCGCGGCGGGCCGGCCCGTGACCCTCAGGACCGAACTGACGGACGCGCGCGGCAACTCCGTCACCCAGCTCGTGGTCGACGCGTACGCCGTGCGCTGA
- a CDS encoding protein phosphatase 2C domain-containing protein: MSQQGERPTTENDWWNRLYDESAPDTGPATKPGDTLDDRFDSAADAVSAPGPAADQPDRPKAWWETDPADTLEVPGLPEGLADPAPAAGGPSGDAPPVGPDSPDWPFTAPARQEPRPPAPRHADEPRASARPAAPEPGLPDRPDRPPASTDDRSAGPGFDPYRPGGSSSRPPWPADDSGPAAPGAPPVPPSPPRRRAPWEPPVVPAQPQSSPPEPRYAPAAQEEAEPPEPRYAPAPVAVEVPEPPVAPPVAPPRPRVDHIGDGPPTYDPEPTALPAVGPDELDDLVADTVLDGARYGTYTLRAASVRGDSARFRGEPRRDALLTARFGSGPAALLLVAVASGARATEGAHLAAADACRWIGGAVGRSHARLSEDIRAGRRGDLKSGLHRLTDRSLGKLRAGAAARGVEPEDYSAGLRCLLLSADPDCRTRVFFGVGPGGLFRLRDGVWQDIEPSVPEPAAVTGAPVVGFGSVPAGDGRDGIQGNPLAGIPSETPAGDRLTMDLGIPTPPAPYVEAPPPPPPEPFRFRASVARPGDALLLCSPGLAEPLRGEPALADELAGRWASAGPPGLATFLADTQVRVKGYADDRTAVGVWEA; this comes from the coding sequence ATGAGCCAGCAGGGGGAGAGGCCCACCACCGAGAACGACTGGTGGAACCGGCTGTACGACGAGTCCGCCCCGGACACCGGCCCGGCGACGAAGCCGGGCGACACCTTGGACGACCGTTTCGACTCGGCAGCGGACGCGGTCTCCGCGCCCGGGCCCGCCGCCGATCAGCCGGACCGGCCGAAGGCGTGGTGGGAGACGGACCCGGCGGACACGCTGGAAGTCCCGGGCCTCCCGGAGGGCTTGGCCGACCCGGCCCCGGCGGCGGGCGGCCCGTCCGGCGACGCGCCCCCGGTCGGCCCGGACAGTCCGGACTGGCCGTTCACCGCCCCGGCCCGGCAGGAACCGCGGCCACCCGCACCCCGCCACGCCGACGAACCCCGGGCGTCCGCCCGGCCGGCGGCGCCCGAGCCCGGACTGCCGGACCGCCCCGACAGGCCGCCGGCGTCCACCGACGACCGGTCGGCGGGGCCCGGGTTCGATCCGTACCGGCCGGGGGGCTCGTCCTCCCGTCCGCCATGGCCGGCGGACGACAGCGGGCCGGCCGCACCCGGTGCGCCGCCTGTGCCCCCGTCACCGCCGCGCCGGCGCGCTCCGTGGGAGCCGCCTGTCGTACCGGCACAGCCGCAGTCCTCGCCTCCCGAGCCCCGGTACGCGCCTGCGGCCCAGGAGGAGGCCGAGCCGCCGGAGCCCCGGTACGCGCCCGCACCCGTCGCCGTCGAGGTACCCGAGCCGCCTGTCGCCCCGCCCGTTGCCCCGCCGCGCCCCCGCGTCGACCACATCGGGGACGGGCCGCCCACCTACGACCCCGAGCCCACCGCCCTCCCGGCCGTCGGCCCCGACGAGCTCGACGACCTGGTCGCCGACACCGTGCTCGACGGCGCCCGGTACGGCACGTACACCCTGCGCGCGGCGTCCGTGCGCGGGGACTCCGCCCGCTTCCGGGGGGAGCCTCGGCGCGACGCCCTGCTCACCGCCCGCTTCGGCAGCGGACCCGCCGCACTGCTCCTCGTCGCCGTCGCGAGCGGCGCCCGCGCGACCGAGGGTGCCCATCTCGCCGCCGCCGACGCCTGTCGCTGGATCGGCGGAGCGGTCGGCCGCAGTCATGCCCGGCTGTCGGAGGACATCCGGGCGGGCCGGCGCGGCGACCTCAAATCCGGTCTGCACCGGCTCACCGACCGCAGCCTCGGCAAGCTCCGGGCCGGCGCCGCGGCGCGGGGCGTGGAGCCCGAGGACTACAGCGCCGGTCTGCGCTGCCTTCTGCTCTCCGCCGACCCCGACTGCCGTACCCGCGTCTTCTTCGGGGTGGGCCCCGGCGGCCTCTTCCGGCTGCGCGACGGCGTGTGGCAGGACATCGAGCCGTCCGTTCCCGAGCCGGCGGCCGTCACCGGCGCTCCCGTGGTCGGGTTCGGCTCCGTACCCGCCGGGGACGGAAGGGACGGGATCCAGGGGAATCCGCTCGCCGGCATCCCCTCGGAGACCCCCGCCGGCGACCGGCTGACGATGGACCTCGGCATCCCGACGCCCCCGGCCCCCTACGTCGAGGCACCACCACCGCCGCCTCCCGAGCCGTTCCGCTTCCGGGCCTCCGTGGCCCGCCCGGGTGACGCGCTCCTGCTGTGCAGCCCGGGCCTGGCGGAACCGCTGCGCGGCGAGCCCGCGCTCGCCGACGAACTGGCCGGACGCTGGGCATCCGCCGGA